The following are encoded together in the Blastocatellia bacterium genome:
- a CDS encoding sulfotransferase domain-containing protein yields MPDFLVIGGQKCGTTSLYQYLISHPFIISAMKKQMHFFDNHFEKGITWYQSHFPSYLYKHYFKQIHKQDFITGEATPYYIFHPLAAKRVAHYLPNAKFVLLIRNPVERSYSHYHHEKRKGTETLSFEDAIAKEEERLAGEKEKMLANDNYYSFNYQRYSYLARSRYYEQLTEWFSYFPQERFFIVKSEDMYKDTTGIVKNIFNFLQLPEFPEFKIEKDQYYNVGKYDKMDSATREKLVEYFKPHNENLYKLLNRDFDWH; encoded by the coding sequence ATGCCAGACTTTTTGGTTATTGGTGGTCAAAAATGTGGAACAACTTCTCTGTATCAATACTTAATCTCACACCCTTTTATAATCAGTGCAATGAAAAAACAAATGCACTTTTTTGATAATCATTTTGAAAAAGGCATCACTTGGTACCAATCACATTTTCCTTCTTATTTATATAAACATTATTTTAAGCAAATACATAAACAAGACTTTATAACAGGTGAAGCAACCCCTTATTATATTTTTCATCCACTAGCAGCAAAGCGTGTTGCTCATTATTTACCTAATGCTAAGTTTGTTTTGCTAATTAGAAATCCTGTTGAACGCTCATATTCTCATTACCATCATGAAAAAAGAAAAGGTACAGAAACTTTATCTTTTGAAGATGCTATTGCTAAAGAAGAAGAACGTTTAGCAGGCGAAAAAGAAAAAATGCTTGCTAATGATAATTACTATAGTTTTAACTATCAACGTTACTCTTATCTTGCTCGTAGCAGATACTATGAACAATTAACAGAATGGTTTAGCTACTTCCCTCAAGAACGCTTTTTTATTGTTAAAAGCGAAGACATGTACAAAGACACTACTGGTATAGTAAAAAACATATTTAATTTTTTACAATTACCGGAATTTCCCGAATTTAAGATAGAAAAAGATCAGTATTATAATGTTGGCAAATACGATAAAATGGATAGTGCTACTAGGGAGAAATTAGTAGAATACTTCAAACCACACAATGAAAACTTATATAAATTATTGAATAGAGATTTTGACTGGCACTAA
- a CDS encoding pyridoxal-phosphate dependent enzyme encodes MSKMIFGPTFAEMLEPSKIPSDIRSQALKAKLTNPLDPINLYNITWKNEQGRVNYIVLPKELTGIEANIVVLYGKQFPTGSHKVGPTYSIAMEKQLAGEIEPGRDTLVWPSTGNYGIGGAWVGPRLGYDSLVLLPEMMSQERFDKITSYGAKYIKTVGCESNVKEIYDKTKELAAADPKNKILNQFEEFGNYRFHYEITGNSIVEAVKDLAARGYGNGRVAAFVSAMGSSGTIAAGDRLKQCFSEAKTIGLEPIQCPTLYNNGYGGHDIQGIGDKHVTWIHNVLNMDAIICVDDVECKKGLQLLTEETGLEVLSNSFGIAQEVLEPLSQIFGISGICNVLGAIKTAKYFELSKRDNIVTVATDSIDRYPSVLQQLTNTYGKMDETEAAIRAVSIFHNAKLDWIKEGTMDVKKSWFNLKYYTWVEQQNKTVEELNAQRDQEFWLSHQEKIADIDKQILAHR; translated from the coding sequence ATGAGTAAAATGATTTTTGGGCCAACATTTGCCGAAATGCTTGAACCAAGCAAAATCCCTAGTGATATTCGTAGCCAAGCATTAAAAGCTAAATTAACTAATCCTCTTGATCCTATAAATTTATATAATATTACATGGAAAAATGAACAAGGCCGAGTAAACTATATTGTTCTACCTAAAGAACTTACAGGTATTGAAGCTAATATTGTTGTACTCTACGGCAAGCAGTTTCCTACGGGTAGCCACAAGGTTGGCCCGACCTATTCTATTGCAATGGAAAAACAATTAGCAGGTGAAATTGAGCCGGGACGAGATACTTTAGTTTGGCCTTCTACGGGAAATTATGGTATTGGTGGGGCTTGGGTTGGGCCAAGACTTGGTTATGATTCTTTGGTACTTTTACCAGAAATGATGAGTCAGGAACGTTTTGATAAAATTACTAGTTATGGGGCAAAATATATTAAAACTGTTGGTTGTGAAAGTAATGTCAAAGAAATTTATGACAAAACTAAAGAATTAGCCGCAGCAGACCCCAAGAATAAAATACTTAATCAATTTGAAGAATTTGGTAATTATCGTTTTCATTATGAGATTACTGGAAATAGCATAGTTGAAGCAGTAAAAGACTTAGCTGCAAGAGGTTATGGAAATGGACGGGTAGCCGCTTTTGTTTCTGCTATGGGTTCATCTGGAACCATTGCCGCAGGCGACCGCCTTAAACAATGTTTTTCAGAAGCAAAAACCATTGGACTAGAGCCTATTCAATGTCCAACACTTTATAATAATGGCTATGGCGGTCATGATATTCAAGGTATTGGTGATAAACACGTTACCTGGATTCATAATGTCTTAAATATGGATGCTATTATTTGTGTTGATGATGTTGAATGCAAAAAAGGCTTACAACTACTAACTGAAGAAACAGGGCTAGAAGTTTTATCTAACAGCTTTGGTATTGCTCAAGAAGTACTAGAACCTCTATCACAAATCTTTGGTATTTCAGGCATTTGCAATGTACTTGGAGCTATTAAAACTGCTAAATATTTTGAACTGAGCAAACGAGATAATATTGTTACTGTAGCAACAGATTCTATTGATCGTTATCCTTCTGTTTTACAACAATTAACTAATACTTATGGAAAAATGGATGAAACCGAAGCAGCTATTAGAGCAGTTTCTATTTTCCATAATGCAAAGCTAGATTGGATTAAAGAAGGAACCATGGATGTTAAAAAATCTTGGTTTAACCTTAAGTATTATACTTGGGTAGAGCAACAAAATAAAACTGTTGAAGAATTAAATGCACAACGTGATCAAGAATTTTGGCTATCACATCAGGAAAAAATTGCTGATATTGATAAACAAATACTTGCACATAGATAG
- a CDS encoding D-sedoheptulose 7-phosphate isomerase, with protein MIEKITEIVHQSLDIKCRFFADYTAEIGRAGRMLVESLKVGGKIFLFGNGGSASDAQHIAAEFVNRYVTDRPAIPAIALNTDSSILTSISNDSSFIHVFSRQIAALGKRGDIAIAISTSGNSPNIIEAVKQAKQLNMATIGLLGKDGGKLIKMVDNALIVPSTSTPRIQEVHIMIGHILCELVEAELYGIANN; from the coding sequence ATGATAGAAAAAATAACAGAAATAGTGCATCAAAGCCTAGATATAAAATGTCGGTTTTTTGCTGACTATACAGCGGAAATTGGCCGTGCTGGGCGTATGCTAGTAGAATCACTTAAAGTAGGCGGGAAGATATTTTTATTTGGTAATGGTGGGAGTGCTTCAGATGCACAACATATTGCTGCTGAGTTTGTTAACCGCTATGTTACTGACCGGCCTGCTATTCCTGCTATTGCACTAAATACTGATAGCTCAATACTTACCTCTATTAGTAATGACTCTTCTTTTATTCATGTTTTTAGCCGTCAAATTGCAGCTTTAGGTAAGCGAGGCGACATTGCTATTGCTATTAGCACTAGCGGCAATTCACCTAATATTATTGAAGCTGTTAAACAAGCAAAACAGCTAAATATGGCTACTATTGGACTACTTGGAAAAGACGGTGGAAAATTAATAAAAATGGTAGATAACGCGCTAATAGTTCCTAGTACATCTACCCCTCGTATTCAAGAAGTTCATATAATGATAGGACATATTCTTTGCGAATTAGTGGAAGCAGAGCTTTATGGTATTGCAAATAATTAG
- the asnB gene encoding asparagine synthase (glutamine-hydrolyzing): MCGICGIFKFGSVQPEITESLLEEMRDRMVHRGPDDEGVYISSDGRVGLAHRRLSIVDLSAAGQQPMPNEDNTIWISFNGEIYNHRRLRKELVDKGHIYFSETDTETLVHLYEERGLDFVDALEGMFAISIWDSNKERLVLVRDRLGVKPLYYMQLPGQLLFASEIKSLLAHPAVTRDINEEALYHYLTFLTTPAPQTLFRGIEKLPPGHMLVCDRNGTIKVSSYWDAIVPSPTEKYSEEFCVERIRLLLTQAVEKRMMSDVPFGVFLSGGVDSSANVALMARMTDKVRTFTVGFKDADGFNELEYARQISQIFATDHHEVMIGPEDVVNFLPDLIFHQDEPIADPVCVPLYYVSKLARENDTIVVQVGEGSDEIFSGYSSYIDYLNIYEKVWQKLERLPRVLRRGMGMMLSPFAGTIANNFLPRGQKLFPELVRRLEAGEDLFWGSVIIHDEVSKNSLLSKNFRSRTRGLSSYTISKNYLDVISKEKSSADFLEKMTYLELKMRLPELLLMRVDKISMATSIEARVPFLDHKLVEFAMNIPRELKYKNGQAKYILKKALEGLIPDNIIYRKKQGFGLPIKQWFIDRMSNFIEDSLFRSPLRKRDFFNYDHIQTMLGAHSAGRVDYSFNLWCLLNLSLWYEHWIEGRLAGLEASTSPIKAEG, from the coding sequence ATGTGTGGAATATGTGGGATTTTTAAGTTTGGTTCAGTCCAACCAGAAATAACTGAAAGTCTTTTAGAAGAGATGCGCGACCGTATGGTTCATCGTGGGCCTGACGATGAAGGAGTTTATATTTCATCTGATGGGCGTGTAGGTTTAGCACATCGTCGCCTTTCAATTGTTGATCTTTCTGCCGCAGGTCAACAGCCTATGCCTAATGAAGATAACACTATTTGGATTAGTTTTAATGGTGAAATTTATAACCATCGAAGACTACGTAAAGAATTAGTTGATAAAGGACATATTTATTTTTCTGAAACCGATACAGAAACCTTGGTTCATCTTTATGAGGAACGCGGGCTAGATTTTGTTGATGCCTTAGAAGGAATGTTTGCTATCTCTATTTGGGATAGCAATAAAGAACGTCTGGTTTTAGTTCGTGACCGTTTAGGCGTAAAACCTCTTTATTATATGCAGCTTCCAGGGCAATTACTTTTTGCCTCTGAAATCAAATCTTTACTTGCCCATCCAGCCGTAACTAGAGACATTAACGAAGAAGCCCTTTACCATTATTTGACATTTCTAACCACCCCAGCACCACAAACTTTGTTTAGAGGAATAGAAAAACTACCTCCAGGACATATGCTAGTTTGTGACCGAAATGGAACTATAAAAGTAAGCTCTTATTGGGATGCTATTGTCCCCTCTCCTACAGAAAAATATAGCGAAGAATTTTGTGTTGAAAGAATTCGCTTACTACTTACTCAGGCAGTAGAAAAACGGATGATGAGCGATGTGCCTTTTGGAGTGTTTTTATCTGGTGGAGTTGACTCTAGTGCTAATGTTGCATTAATGGCACGTATGACTGATAAAGTACGGACATTTACTGTAGGATTTAAGGATGCTGATGGATTTAATGAACTAGAATACGCTAGGCAAATTTCTCAAATTTTTGCTACCGACCATCATGAAGTAATGATTGGGCCAGAGGATGTAGTAAATTTCCTACCAGATTTAATTTTCCATCAAGATGAACCTATTGCCGACCCTGTTTGTGTGCCGCTTTATTATGTTTCTAAGCTTGCCCGTGAAAATGACACAATTGTAGTGCAAGTAGGCGAAGGCTCTGATGAAATTTTTAGCGGTTATAGTAGCTATATTGATTACTTAAATATTTATGAGAAAGTCTGGCAAAAATTAGAACGTCTTCCACGTGTTTTGCGTCGTGGAATGGGAATGATGCTTTCTCCTTTTGCTGGAACAATTGCTAATAATTTTCTCCCTCGTGGTCAAAAGCTTTTCCCTGAACTAGTCCGCCGACTTGAAGCAGGAGAAGATTTATTTTGGGGCAGCGTTATTATTCACGATGAAGTAAGCAAAAATAGCCTTCTATCTAAAAATTTCCGTTCTCGTACTCGTGGCTTATCTTCCTACACAATATCTAAAAATTACCTAGACGTTATTTCTAAAGAAAAATCTAGTGCTGACTTTTTAGAAAAAATGACTTATTTAGAACTAAAAATGCGTCTTCCAGAACTGCTTTTAATGCGTGTAGATAAAATTTCTATGGCAACCTCTATTGAAGCTCGTGTACCATTTTTAGATCATAAGTTAGTAGAGTTTGCAATGAATATTCCTAGAGAACTAAAATATAAAAATGGACAAGCTAAATATATCTTAAAGAAGGCTTTAGAAGGTTTAATCCCAGATAACATTATTTACCGTAAAAAACAAGGTTTTGGCCTGCCTATTAAACAATGGTTTATTGACCGAATGTCAAATTTTATAGAAGATTCTCTATTTCGTTCTCCACTACGTAAAAGAGATTTTTTTAATTATGACCATATACAAACAATGTTGGGTGCGCATAGTGCTGGACGTGTAGACTATAGCTTTAATTTATGGTGTTTACTAAATTTAAGTCTTTGGTATGAACATTGGATAGAAGGCCGTTTAGCAGGTTTAGAAGCTAGCACATCACCTATTAAAGCCGAAGGATAA
- a CDS encoding serine/threonine protein kinase yields the protein MCVALESAHAANIIHRDIKPDNIMIRKDGLVKLLDFGLAKIKDKQNQAATSTKPGTLLGTVGYMSPEQAQCEPNTDARTDIFSLGAVFYEMATGIAPFHHTNHIDTLYAILKSDPKPFEPSQEISEQLQQIILKALAKEPIDRYQSAKDMLIELQRLSKETEFKKVLEQVEERSASPEAKKISLTDSQSVQGYNVDLLLSDTNKTQVQNTKNNYLPWILVAILSIIIIVETIIIIVR from the coding sequence ATGTGTGTAGCTCTTGAATCTGCTCATGCTGCTAATATAATTCACCGAGATATTAAGCCTGATAATATAATGATTCGTAAGGACGGTTTAGTTAAGCTATTAGATTTTGGATTAGCTAAAATTAAAGACAAACAAAATCAAGCAGCTACTAGCACTAAACCTGGTACTTTATTAGGTACTGTTGGGTATATGTCACCAGAGCAAGCTCAATGTGAGCCTAACACAGATGCTAGAACAGATATATTTTCTTTAGGTGCGGTGTTTTATGAAATGGCAACAGGCATAGCACCTTTTCATCATACAAATCATATTGATACTTTATATGCAATCCTAAAATCTGATCCAAAACCATTTGAACCATCTCAAGAAATATCTGAGCAATTACAACAAATTATCTTAAAAGCTTTAGCTAAAGAACCAATAGATCGTTACCAATCAGCTAAGGATATGTTGATTGAACTACAACGTTTAAGCAAAGAAACAGAATTTAAGAAGGTATTAGAACAAGTAGAAGAGAGAAGTGCTTCTCCAGAAGCAAAAAAAATTAGTTTAACTGATAGCCAATCTGTTCAAGGATATAATGTAGATCTTTTACTTAGTGATACAAATAAAACACAAGTACAAAACACAAAAAATAATTATCTTCCTTGGATACTAGTAGCTATTCTTAGCATAATAATAATAGTAGAAACTATTATTATTATAGTTAGGTAA
- the nth gene encoding endonuclease III, whose translation MPKKKQNFLFSPQYTDQKNVTELIFRLKKLYPEAKCSLNYNTNFELLVATILSAQCTDERVNKVTAMLFRKYRTVADYANSELSELEQDVHSTGFYRNKAKNIQATAIRILEHYNGQVPEIMEDLLTLPGVAIKTANVVLGTGFGKAEGVVVDTHVRRISQRLGLTNKEDPRKIELELKNIIPAQDWIEFSHLLIYHGRQTCKAINPQCQACALSDLCPSSKLISK comes from the coding sequence ATGCCAAAGAAAAAACAAAATTTTTTATTTAGTCCACAATATACTGATCAAAAAAATGTTACTGAACTAATTTTTAGGTTAAAAAAGCTTTATCCTGAAGCAAAATGCTCGCTCAACTATAACACAAATTTTGAGTTACTAGTTGCCACCATTCTATCAGCGCAATGCACAGATGAAAGAGTTAATAAAGTAACTGCTATGCTTTTTCGTAAGTATCGCACAGTTGCTGATTATGCTAATTCTGAACTTTCAGAACTAGAACAAGATGTTCATTCTACAGGCTTTTACCGTAATAAAGCTAAAAATATTCAAGCTACTGCAATAAGAATTTTAGAACATTATAATGGTCAAGTCCCTGAAATAATGGAAGATCTTTTAACTTTGCCTGGTGTAGCAATTAAAACAGCTAATGTAGTTTTAGGGACAGGTTTTGGAAAAGCAGAAGGAGTTGTTGTTGACACACATGTTAGGCGTATTTCTCAGCGTCTTGGCTTAACCAACAAAGAAGACCCAAGAAAAATTGAATTAGAGCTAAAAAATATTATACCTGCTCAAGATTGGATAGAATTTTCTCATTTACTTATCTATCACGGACGACAAACCTGCAAGGCTATTAATCCTCAATGTCAGGCTTGTGCGTTATCAGACCTTTGCCCTAGCAGCAAATTAATTAGCAAATAA
- a CDS encoding alginate lyase family protein codes for MELVDKIRRKTVGLTNQEIAQEFLLILKSRFAPHYRYTKSLIINQEITDKKLEQSLSLLNEKDLLKYFQNRKNVKIYSGINNLIETCQIFQDNFPETTQKLIDEANLICEHKFSFLGKQLVYNQEIDWHYDPTIDYRWSSIHYSKMHIIAKKPGSDIKIPWELARLQHFITLGQAYHFTQDEKYALEFRNQLFSFARSSPKEIGIHWLCAMEVAFRAISLCLSFYFFRNSKHFDLDLLKLLLKLLLSHAEFIKSNLEFSIRITSNHYLSDLLGLFFIGVLFPEFKKSHTWTDFALKELLVEMDKQVYTDGANWEASIPYHALVTEIYLYAFLLAKENQIKIEDKYWNKLEKMFLFTRAYLKPDATAPLIGDCDNGRVILWQKRPATDQAYLLAIAATLFQDERFKILSQASQESLWIFGNFGWETLTSLPITEPPSSSNFPNTGIYLLRDKDLYLIADCGDIGIKGRGSHAHNDLLSFELFYRDRTFFIDPGSYVYTSDPTARNMFRSTSYHNTVMIDEQEINEIYPGQLFSLGSQAKPKVNQWKTTADFDFLEAQHDGYLRLSQGIIHKRQFLFNKITACWLITDLFEGSGEHLFNFFFNFDENLQVELIDNTSVIITDEENNLSLALVAIETKGMSAKIVERYVSKGYGEKTKSWAIVYNLRASAPEKRRFLIAPCGREDLSGIDILIEQIPDWKI; via the coding sequence ATGGAATTAGTAGATAAAATTCGTCGCAAAACGGTTGGATTAACAAACCAAGAAATAGCGCAAGAATTTCTACTAATACTTAAATCTCGTTTTGCTCCTCATTATCGCTATACAAAAAGCTTAATAATTAATCAAGAAATTACTGATAAAAAGCTTGAACAATCTTTAAGCTTACTTAATGAAAAAGATTTATTAAAATACTTTCAAAATAGAAAAAATGTAAAAATTTATTCTGGAATTAACAATTTAATAGAAACCTGCCAAATTTTTCAGGATAATTTTCCTGAAACTACACAAAAGCTTATTGATGAAGCAAATTTAATTTGTGAGCATAAATTTAGCTTTTTAGGTAAACAACTAGTTTATAATCAAGAAATAGACTGGCATTATGACCCAACAATAGATTATCGTTGGTCATCTATTCACTACAGTAAAATGCACATTATTGCTAAAAAACCTGGTAGTGATATTAAAATTCCTTGGGAACTAGCCAGACTTCAACATTTTATTACACTTGGACAAGCTTATCATTTTACCCAAGATGAAAAATATGCTTTAGAATTTCGTAATCAGCTTTTTTCTTTTGCCCGCAGTAGCCCAAAAGAAATAGGTATTCATTGGCTTTGTGCTATGGAAGTTGCGTTTAGAGCGATTAGTTTATGTTTATCATTTTATTTCTTTCGTAACTCTAAACACTTTGATTTAGACCTACTTAAGTTACTATTAAAACTTCTGCTTTCACATGCTGAATTTATTAAGTCAAACCTTGAATTTTCCATTCGTATAACTAGTAATCATTATTTATCTGACCTATTAGGGTTATTTTTTATAGGTGTTTTATTTCCAGAATTTAAGAAATCTCACACTTGGACAGATTTTGCATTAAAAGAACTGCTAGTTGAAATGGACAAGCAAGTTTATACAGATGGAGCAAATTGGGAAGCTTCCATTCCCTATCATGCTTTAGTAACAGAAATTTACTTATATGCCTTTTTACTTGCTAAAGAAAATCAAATAAAAATAGAAGATAAATACTGGAATAAATTAGAAAAAATGTTTCTATTTACTCGTGCTTACTTAAAACCTGATGCTACTGCTCCATTAATTGGAGATTGTGATAATGGTCGGGTAATTCTTTGGCAAAAACGTCCAGCAACAGATCAGGCTTATTTATTGGCAATAGCAGCAACTCTTTTTCAAGATGAACGCTTTAAGATACTGTCACAAGCAAGCCAGGAAAGTCTTTGGATTTTTGGTAATTTTGGCTGGGAAACACTTACAAGTTTACCTATTACAGAACCTCCAAGCTCAAGTAATTTTCCTAATACAGGCATTTACTTACTACGAGATAAAGACCTCTATCTTATTGCTGATTGTGGAGATATAGGAATAAAAGGACGAGGTTCACATGCTCATAATGATTTATTAAGTTTTGAGCTTTTTTATAGAGATAGAACATTTTTTATTGATCCTGGAAGTTATGTTTACACATCTGACCCTACAGCAAGAAATATGTTTAGATCAACTAGCTACCATAATACTGTAATGATAGATGAACAGGAAATTAATGAAATTTATCCAGGGCAATTATTTTCTTTAGGCAGTCAAGCAAAACCTAAAGTTAATCAGTGGAAAACTACTGCTGATTTTGATTTTCTAGAAGCTCAACATGATGGGTATTTACGCTTAAGCCAAGGCATTATTCATAAAAGACAATTTCTATTTAACAAAATTACTGCCTGTTGGTTAATAACAGATTTATTTGAAGGTAGCGGAGAGCATTTATTTAATTTTTTCTTTAACTTTGATGAAAATCTACAAGTTGAGCTAATAGACAACACTAGTGTAATTATTACAGATGAAGAAAATAATTTGTCTTTAGCCCTGGTTGCAATAGAAACAAAAGGAATGTCGGCAAAAATAGTGGAAAGATATGTTTCTAAAGGCTATGGAGAAAAGACAAAATCTTGGGCTATAGTGTATAATTTAAGAGCGTCTGCTCCTGAAAAGAGGCGTTTTCTTATAGCTCCTTGTGGGCGTGAAGATTTATCTGGAATTGACATTTTAATTGAGCAAATACCAGATTGGAAAATTTAA
- a CDS encoding protein kinase encodes MNIGAGTSIGHYELVKMLGTGSAGEVYRAQDKNLGRTVAIKLLTEQTASLDTELRRRFVQEAKAASALNHPNILTVFEAGQYQGLDYMVMEYVEGQTLREYLKKVNHHFQIY; translated from the coding sequence ATGAATATTGGTGCTGGCACTTCTATTGGACATTATGAATTAGTAAAAATGCTTGGCACTGGAAGTGCTGGCGAGGTTTACCGCGCCCAGGATAAAAATCTTGGACGTACTGTAGCGATTAAACTTCTTACAGAACAGACTGCTTCATTAGATACAGAACTACGTCGGCGTTTTGTTCAAGAAGCAAAAGCTGCCTCAGCCCTAAATCATCCTAATATTCTTACCGTATTTGAAGCAGGCCAATATCAAGGGCTAGACTATATGGTAATGGAATATGTAGAAGGTCAAACCCTTAGAGAATACTTAAAAAAGGTAAACCATCATTTTCAAATCTACTAA
- the dnaK gene encoding molecular chaperone DnaK — translation MGRIIGIDLGTTNCCVAVMEGGVAQIIPNKEGGRTTPSIVGFTEKGDRLVGHIAKRQAITNTQNTVFAVKRLIGRKYNSPEVQRAKDSCPYEITEAPNGDARVRVQGRDYSPPEVSAIILQRLKSAAEDFLGEEVSEAVITVPAYFDDFQRQATKDAGKIAGLNVQRIINEPTAAALAYGLNKASNEKIAVYDLGGGTFDISILEMNDGVFEVLSTCGDSFLGGEDFDQRIIDWLIDEFKSETGIDLRGDRLALQRLKEAAERAKCDLSFTSETPINLPFISADASGPKHLAKNLTRDQFELLVMDLVERTVDPCQKALWDARLKASDIDKVLLVGGQTRSPIVQKRVEQIFNRRPSSEINPDEVVAMGASIQGGVLLGEVKDLVLLDVIPLSLGVETHGGRFTKLIDRNSTIPIKKSLIFTTLVDNQSTVEIHVLQGENERASENRSLGRFDLVGIPSAPRGIPQIEVSFEINADGIVHVSARDCLTGREQKITVSPSGGLSPQEIAELMAEARSY, via the coding sequence ATGGGTAGAATAATAGGGATTGATCTTGGCACAACTAATTGCTGTGTAGCAGTAATGGAGGGCGGAGTAGCCCAAATTATTCCTAACAAAGAAGGCGGACGTACAACACCATCCATTGTTGGGTTTACTGAAAAAGGGGATCGTTTAGTAGGACATATTGCTAAACGCCAAGCCATTACTAATACCCAGAATACAGTTTTTGCCGTAAAACGCTTAATTGGGCGTAAGTATAACTCCCCAGAAGTACAAAGGGCAAAGGACTCTTGTCCTTATGAAATAACAGAAGCTCCAAATGGTGATGCACGGGTTCGTGTTCAGGGTCGGGATTATTCTCCACCAGAAGTTTCTGCCATTATTTTACAGAGGCTAAAGTCTGCTGCTGAAGATTTTTTGGGTGAAGAAGTTTCTGAAGCAGTTATTACAGTACCTGCATATTTTGATGATTTTCAGCGTCAAGCAACTAAAGATGCTGGTAAAATTGCTGGTCTTAATGTGCAACGTATTATTAATGAACCTACGGCAGCAGCACTAGCCTATGGGCTAAATAAAGCTTCAAATGAAAAAATTGCTGTTTATGATTTAGGTGGAGGAACCTTTGATATTTCCATTTTAGAAATGAATGATGGAGTATTTGAAGTTTTATCTACTTGTGGGGATTCATTTTTAGGTGGTGAGGATTTTGACCAACGTATCATTGATTGGCTAATTGATGAATTTAAGTCAGAAACAGGTATTGACCTTCGCGGAGATCGTCTAGCTCTTCAACGCTTAAAAGAAGCAGCAGAGCGGGCAAAATGTGACCTTTCTTTTACTTCAGAAACACCTATTAATTTACCTTTTATTTCTGCTGATGCTTCTGGGCCAAAACATTTAGCAAAAAATTTAACTAGAGATCAATTTGAACTTTTAGTAATGGATCTAGTTGAAAGAACTGTAGATCCTTGTCAAAAAGCCCTTTGGGATGCAAGACTTAAGGCTAGTGATATTGATAAAGTTTTGCTTGTAGGTGGACAAACTCGTTCTCCTATTGTTCAAAAACGTGTAGAACAAATCTTTAATCGTCGTCCTTCTAGCGAAATTAACCCTGATGAAGTTGTAGCAATGGGCGCGTCAATACAAGGTGGTGTACTGCTTGGAGAAGTTAAAGACTTAGTTCTATTAGACGTTATTCCTCTTTCTTTAGGTGTAGAAACTCACGGAGGACGCTTTACTAAACTTATTGACCGTAATTCCACTATACCTATTAAAAAGAGCTTAATTTTTACTACTCTAGTAGATAATCAATCAACAGTAGAAATACATGTTTTACAAGGTGAGAATGAAAGAGCATCAGAAAATCGTTCTTTAGGGCGCTTTGATTTAGTAGGCATTCCTTCTGCTCCGCGTGGAATACCACAAATAGAGGTTTCTTTTGAAATTAATGCTGATGGCATTGTACATGTTTCTGCTAGAGATTGTTTAACAGGTAGAGAGCAAAAGATCACAGTTAGCCCAAGTGGTGGACTTTCTCCTCAAGAAATTGCTGAATTAATGGCAGAAGCACGTAGCTATTAA